A window of the Polaribacter sp. HaHaR_3_91 genome harbors these coding sequences:
- the ruvC gene encoding crossover junction endodeoxyribonuclease RuvC: MAIEKIILGIDPGTTIMGFGVIKIVGKKMEFIQMNELILKKYDDHYLKLKLIFERTIELIDTYHPDEIAIEAPFFGKNVQSMLKLGRAQGVAMAAGLSREIPITEYLPKKIKMAVTGSGSASKEQVALMLKSLLNLKTLPKNLDATDGLAAAVCHFYNSGKVVGGKNYTGWASFVKQNEKRVKK, encoded by the coding sequence TTGGCGATAGAAAAAATTATTTTAGGTATTGACCCTGGAACTACAATTATGGGTTTTGGTGTGATAAAAATTGTTGGTAAAAAGATGGAATTTATTCAAATGAATGAATTAATCTTAAAAAAATACGATGACCATTACCTGAAATTAAAGCTTATTTTTGAGCGTACAATTGAACTGATCGACACATATCATCCAGATGAAATTGCAATTGAAGCTCCTTTTTTTGGGAAGAATGTACAATCGATGTTAAAGTTAGGACGCGCACAAGGTGTTGCGATGGCTGCAGGTTTATCTCGTGAAATTCCGATTACAGAATATTTGCCGAAGAAAATAAAAATGGCAGTTACAGGAAGTGGAAGTGCTAGTAAAGAACAAGTTGCTTTGATGTTAAAATCACTTTTAAACTTAAAAACATTGCCAAAAAACTTAGATGCAACGGATGGTTTGGCAGCTGCAGTTTGCCATTTCTATAATTCAGGAAAGGTAGTTGGAGGAAAGAATTATACAGGTTGGGCTAGTTTTGTGAAACAGAATGAAAAGAGAGTTAAAAAATAA
- the hemW gene encoding radical SAM family heme chaperone HemW, with protein sequence MSGIYIHIPFCKQACFYCDFHFSTSLKKKEDMILSLIKEIEIRKDELKNTIIESIYFGGGTPSVLNTDEIQVLIDTVYRNHTVIENPEITLEANPDDLSEEKIIELSKTPINRLSIGVQSFFEKDLKLMNRAHNSSEAKKCLEIATRYFSNISVDLIYGIPDCTNDEWRDNIQTALSFGIPHISSYALTVEPKTALATLIKKGEIKNVDDEKAEEQFHILIEELKKVDFVHYELSNFGKEGFFSQNNSSYWLGKPYLGIGPSAHSFNGIQRSWNVRNNAKYIKAIQENTLPIERETLTKTDGYNEYIMTGLRTIWGVSIEKIEKDFGGKYVKYLEKQAKKHLEQELLIIENRVLRTTPKGKFLSDGISSDLFMVN encoded by the coding sequence ATGTCCGGAATCTACATTCACATACCGTTCTGTAAACAAGCATGTTTTTATTGCGACTTTCATTTTTCTACTTCATTGAAGAAAAAAGAAGATATGATTTTGTCTTTAATTAAAGAGATTGAAATTAGAAAAGACGAGTTAAAAAATACCATTATAGAAAGCATTTATTTTGGAGGCGGAACTCCGTCTGTTTTAAATACTGATGAAATTCAAGTACTGATTGATACGGTTTATAGAAATCATACAGTAATTGAGAACCCAGAAATTACGTTAGAAGCAAATCCGGATGATTTATCCGAAGAAAAAATAATAGAACTTTCTAAAACACCAATAAATAGATTAAGTATTGGCGTGCAATCGTTTTTTGAAAAAGATTTAAAACTCATGAACCGTGCGCATAATTCATCCGAAGCAAAAAAATGCCTTGAAATTGCAACTCGCTACTTTAGCAATATTTCTGTCGATTTAATTTATGGAATTCCAGATTGTACAAATGATGAGTGGAGAGATAATATACAAACTGCATTGAGTTTCGGAATTCCACATATATCTAGTTACGCCTTAACGGTCGAGCCAAAAACGGCATTAGCAACATTAATTAAAAAGGGAGAAATTAAAAATGTGGATGATGAAAAAGCAGAGGAACAATTCCATATTTTAATTGAAGAATTAAAGAAAGTAGATTTTGTGCATTACGAGTTGTCTAACTTCGGAAAAGAAGGCTTTTTTAGTCAGAATAATTCTTCTTATTGGCTAGGGAAACCATATTTAGGTATTGGTCCTTCGGCACATTCGTTTAATGGAATCCAACGAAGTTGGAATGTAAGAAATAATGCAAAATATATAAAAGCTATTCAAGAAAATACACTTCCTATAGAAAGAGAAACACTTACAAAAACGGATGGTTATAATGAATATATTATGACAGGTTTAAGGACCATTTGGGGAGTTTCTATAGAGAAAATAGAAAAAGATTTTGGCGGTAAATATGTAAAGTATTTAGAAAAACAAGCCAAAAAACATTTAGAACAAGAATTATTGATTATTGAAAACCGAGTTTTAAGAACTACTCCAAAAGGGAAGTTTTTATCAGACGGAATTTCTTCAGATTTATTTATGGTCAATTAG
- a CDS encoding cyclase family protein, with translation MKAVIEYNSRKIEINVSEPLDISIPIDMNKGKVNAWGIDDPKIEVEKFDDYEVSVANGAVVNFNSIQFNPHSHITHTECVGHITKEVHSVNQHLKYFIFLAEVVTIAPLFHNGDFLIGVKQLKHALRNKKRDAIVIRTLPNLDEKKSMKYFNTNPTYLSEKAAIYLKEKGIKHLLIDLPSVDKEKDDGKLLSHNAFWNTSGKLRMDATITEFIYVPNTIEDGEYLLNLMIAPFENDATPSKPILYKIIK, from the coding sequence ATGAAAGCGGTAATAGAGTACAATTCAAGAAAAATAGAAATAAACGTTTCGGAACCTTTAGATATTTCAATTCCTATTGATATGAATAAAGGAAAAGTAAATGCTTGGGGAATTGATGACCCTAAAATTGAAGTAGAAAAATTTGATGATTATGAAGTAAGTGTAGCAAATGGTGCTGTGGTTAACTTTAATAGCATCCAGTTTAACCCGCATTCTCACATAACTCATACAGAATGTGTTGGGCATATTACCAAAGAAGTACACTCTGTAAATCAACATTTAAAATATTTTATTTTTTTAGCAGAAGTAGTTACTATTGCTCCTTTGTTTCATAATGGAGATTTTTTAATTGGAGTGAAGCAATTAAAACATGCTTTACGAAATAAGAAAAGAGATGCTATTGTAATTCGTACTTTACCTAATTTAGATGAAAAAAAGAGTATGAAATACTTTAATACGAATCCAACTTATTTATCAGAAAAAGCTGCAATTTATTTAAAAGAAAAAGGAATAAAACACTTGTTAATTGATTTACCTTCTGTAGATAAGGAAAAAGATGATGGTAAGCTTTTATCGCACAATGCTTTTTGGAATACTAGTGGTAAATTAAGAATGGATGCAACCATTACAGAATTTATATATGTGCCAAATACTATAGAAGACGGTGAGTATTTATTAAACTTAATGATTGCACCATTCGAAAATGATGCAACGCCTAGTAAGCCTATTTTGTATAAAATTATAAAGTAG
- a CDS encoding magnesium and cobalt transport protein CorA, giving the protein MTENDFLDNTSIISYSAKNYEKTTYNGISEIVFSENTATTKWLNTYGIQFHDAYKKVIYQNKLDDFLIKLLSDEEHPNKVILLDNLLFITTRVLITQSQKLDSEQMIFIVSSDFLWSIQEKHGDYFGWIRERLEGNKGIVRKKKTDYLLYLILESIIDNYQDTYEANADLSADKLNSTHIKPTPEFTSLVEKRKQELFNFKKATLSLRDTIIKLEKIEIKDFNVKYFNELKEQTNNLISNIDFELQELESKINLIFSIQGHRLNEVMKTLTILSVIFIPLTFLAGIYGMNFENIPELKTKYGYFILLGVMAIVTIVSVWYFKRKKWF; this is encoded by the coding sequence ATGACTGAAAATGATTTTTTAGACAACACCTCCATAATTAGTTATTCTGCAAAGAACTACGAAAAAACAACTTATAATGGAATTTCAGAAATTGTTTTTTCAGAAAATACAGCTACCACTAAATGGTTAAATACGTATGGAATACAGTTTCATGATGCCTATAAAAAAGTAATTTATCAAAATAAATTAGACGATTTTTTAATAAAATTATTAAGCGATGAAGAACACCCTAATAAGGTAATTTTATTAGATAATTTGCTATTTATAACCACCAGAGTTTTAATTACCCAAAGTCAGAAATTAGATTCAGAACAAATGATTTTTATTGTTTCTTCAGACTTTTTATGGTCTATTCAAGAAAAACATGGAGATTATTTTGGTTGGATTCGCGAGCGTTTAGAAGGTAACAAAGGTATTGTAAGAAAGAAAAAAACAGATTATTTACTATATTTAATATTAGAGTCTATAATTGATAACTACCAAGACACCTATGAAGCAAATGCAGATTTAAGCGCAGATAAACTAAATTCTACGCACATAAAACCAACTCCAGAATTTACTTCTTTAGTAGAAAAAAGGAAGCAAGAATTATTCAATTTTAAAAAAGCAACCTTAAGTTTAAGAGATACCATTATAAAATTAGAAAAAATAGAAATTAAAGATTTTAATGTAAAATACTTTAATGAGTTAAAAGAACAAACCAATAACCTAATTTCTAATATCGATTTTGAATTGCAAGAATTAGAAAGTAAAATAAACCTAATTTTTAGTATTCAAGGACACCGTTTAAATGAGGTAATGAAAACGCTTACTATTTTGTCTGTAATCTTTATACCTTTAACTTTTTTAGCAGGAATTTACGGAATGAACTTTGAAAACATTCCAGAATTAAAAACTAAATATGGTTATTTTATTTTATTGGGTGTTATGGCAATAGTTACCATAGTTTCTGTTTGGTATTTTAAACGTAAAAAGTGGTTTTAA
- a CDS encoding MmcQ/YjbR family DNA-binding protein yields MHIEQLRDFCISKKGVTEHFPFDEVTLVFKVMDKMFLLTSLTSWEKVEAKINLKCNPEKAIELREEFEGITAGYHMSKKHWNTVLLNSSDVSDDLAKELINHSYDLVVKGLTKKLQKELEEL; encoded by the coding sequence ATGCATATAGAACAATTAAGAGATTTTTGCATTTCTAAAAAAGGAGTAACAGAACATTTTCCTTTTGATGAGGTAACGTTAGTTTTTAAAGTGATGGATAAAATGTTTTTATTAACAAGTTTAACTTCTTGGGAGAAAGTAGAAGCTAAAATCAATCTAAAATGCAATCCAGAAAAAGCAATAGAATTAAGAGAGGAGTTTGAAGGGATTACTGCAGGGTATCATATGAGTAAAAAACACTGGAACACTGTTTTATTAAATTCTAGTGATGTTTCAGATGATTTGGCAAAAGAACTCATCAATCATTCTTACGATTTGGTGGTAAAAGGATTGACAAAAAAACTTCAAAAAGAATTAGAAGAATTATAG
- a CDS encoding DUF3781 domain-containing protein, whose translation MENNKNEILEKHCYTELVYQRINKKLKIALSKDETENFIRKVLEETVIENYLKKGKNFYISNKDYNVRITVNSNTFRIITVDRI comes from the coding sequence ATGGAAAACAATAAAAACGAAATTTTAGAAAAACATTGTTACACCGAATTGGTATATCAACGGATAAATAAAAAGTTAAAAATAGCTTTATCTAAGGATGAAACTGAGAATTTCATCAGAAAGGTTTTAGAAGAAACAGTTATAGAAAACTACCTTAAAAAAGGAAAGAATTTTTATATTTCTAATAAAGATTATAATGTTAGAATTACTGTAAATTCTAATACTTTTAGAATTATTACGGTAGATAGAATTTAA
- a CDS encoding 5-formyltetrahydrofolate cyclo-ligase — MKKQELRKIYKQKRNDLTESQIQEFQENIYEQIYDLEIVGIRNVHMFLSLTKFKEIETQPIINYFRSIKKRIVVSKSNLVNNTLSHFYLEEDTVLEQNKYGVPEPVNAEPVNEKELDLIFVPLLISDELNYRVGYGKGFYDRFLSNCKEDAKFIGLNYFKPIYQIEDSNDFDIPLHQVIYPK, encoded by the coding sequence ATGAAAAAGCAAGAACTTAGAAAGATTTACAAACAGAAACGAAACGATTTAACTGAAAGTCAAATTCAAGAATTTCAAGAAAATATCTACGAACAAATTTACGATTTAGAAATTGTTGGTATTAGAAATGTACACATGTTTTTGTCTCTCACAAAGTTTAAAGAAATAGAAACACAACCAATTATTAATTACTTCAGAAGCATAAAAAAACGAATTGTGGTTAGTAAATCTAACTTAGTAAACAACACACTTTCTCATTTCTATTTAGAAGAAGATACGGTCTTAGAACAAAATAAATACGGAGTTCCAGAACCTGTAAATGCAGAACCTGTAAATGAAAAGGAACTAGATCTTATTTTTGTTCCGTTGTTAATTTCTGATGAATTAAATTACCGAGTTGGTTACGGAAAAGGATTTTACGATCGTTTTTTATCCAACTGTAAAGAGGACGCAAAATTTATTGGACTCAATTATTTTAAGCCCATTTATCAAATTGAAGATTCTAACGATTTTGATATTCCGCTACATCAAGTAATCTATCCTAAATAA
- the ade gene encoding adenine deaminase, whose translation MIVQGNIVDIQNKRIYKGEIEVVNGKISSVKEVNHNQENYILPGFIDAHIHIESSMLVPSEFAKIAVKHGTVATVSDPHEIANVLGVKGVEFMIENGKKVPLKFNFGAPSCVPATSFESAGAIIDADDIKLMMENPDIKYLAEMMNYPGVLFDDAEVLAKIQHAKNNNKPIDGHAPGLRGDDATKYIAAGISTDHECFSFDEALEKLQKGMKVIIREGSAAKNFEALIDLLPEHFENIMFCSDDKHPDDLLLGHINQLCERAVAKGIDVFKVLQAACVNPVKHYRLDVGLLEEGDDADFVVVDSLEKFNVLETYINGELVAKNDKSFVKQVDFEVLNNFNTDKKEVTDFRFESSSEKIRVIEALDGELVTNQIEADALIVDGNLVSNTETDILKMTVVNRYQNDAPAIAFIKNFGIKEGAIASSVGHDSHNIIAIGVSDEAICKAVNLIIENSGGVCAVTDTEEKIVSLPVAGIMSDKPAEVIGKAYAELDTMAKEMGSKLRAPYMSLSFMALLVIPALKLSDKGLFDGSTFKFTSLEVF comes from the coding sequence ATGATTGTACAAGGAAACATAGTTGATATACAGAATAAAAGAATTTACAAAGGAGAAATTGAAGTTGTGAACGGAAAAATTTCGTCTGTAAAAGAAGTAAATCATAACCAAGAAAACTACATTTTACCCGGTTTTATAGATGCACATATTCACATAGAAAGCTCTATGTTGGTTCCTTCGGAATTTGCTAAAATTGCAGTAAAACACGGTACAGTTGCAACGGTTTCTGACCCGCATGAAATTGCCAATGTTTTAGGTGTAAAAGGAGTTGAGTTTATGATTGAAAACGGAAAGAAAGTCCCGTTAAAATTCAATTTTGGTGCGCCAAGTTGTGTGCCAGCAACGTCTTTTGAAAGTGCCGGAGCAATAATAGATGCTGATGATATTAAATTAATGATGGAAAACCCAGACATTAAATATCTGGCGGAAATGATGAATTATCCCGGTGTTTTATTTGATGATGCTGAGGTTTTAGCTAAGATTCAACATGCTAAAAATAACAACAAACCCATTGATGGTCATGCGCCAGGTTTAAGAGGTGATGATGCTACCAAATATATTGCTGCCGGAATTTCTACAGATCATGAGTGTTTTTCTTTTGATGAAGCTTTAGAGAAGTTACAGAAAGGAATGAAAGTAATTATTAGAGAAGGTTCTGCTGCCAAAAACTTCGAAGCTTTAATCGATTTATTACCAGAGCATTTCGAAAATATAATGTTTTGTTCAGATGATAAACACCCAGATGATTTATTGCTTGGACATATCAATCAACTTTGTGAAAGAGCAGTTGCAAAAGGAATTGATGTTTTTAAAGTCTTGCAAGCAGCATGTGTAAATCCTGTAAAACATTATAGGTTAGATGTTGGACTTTTAGAAGAAGGCGACGATGCAGATTTTGTAGTAGTTGATAGTTTAGAAAAGTTCAATGTTTTAGAAACCTATATAAACGGAGAATTAGTTGCTAAAAATGATAAATCTTTTGTAAAACAGGTAGATTTTGAAGTATTGAATAACTTTAATACGGATAAAAAAGAAGTTACTGATTTTAGATTTGAATCTTCATCAGAAAAAATTAGAGTAATTGAAGCTTTAGATGGCGAATTGGTTACCAATCAAATTGAAGCAGATGCTTTAATTGTTGATGGGAATTTAGTTTCAAACACAGAAACTGATATTTTAAAAATGACCGTTGTTAATCGTTATCAGAATGATGCTCCAGCAATTGCTTTTATTAAAAACTTCGGAATAAAAGAAGGAGCTATTGCAAGTTCTGTTGGGCACGATTCTCATAATATTATTGCCATCGGAGTTTCTGACGAAGCAATTTGCAAAGCGGTAAATTTAATTATCGAAAATAGCGGTGGAGTTTGTGCTGTAACTGATACGGAAGAAAAAATAGTTTCTTTACCAGTCGCAGGAATAATGTCTGATAAGCCAGCTGAGGTTATCGGTAAAGCGTATGCAGAACTAGATACAATGGCAAAAGAAATGGGTAGTAAATTAAGAGCGCCTTATATGAGTTTGTCTTTTATGGCTTTGTTGGTAATTCCTGCTTTAAAGTTGTCTGACAAAGGTTTGTTTGATGGAAGTACTTTTAAATTTACTTCTTTAGAGGTTTTTTAA
- a CDS encoding alkylphosphonate utilization protein, giving the protein MSLQEDLENRSGNKCELCTSTTNLSIYDVKPTITGGGGVDGSVLACETCITQIENPEETDANHWRCLNDSMWSEYRGVKVVAWRMLSRLRAEGWPQDLLDMMYLEDDDLRFAKESGDHLDDSEKIIHRDANGAILEAGDSVVLIKDLKVKGSSMVAKQGTAVRRISLDHENAKFIEGKVGPTQIVIITDYVKKMAEKE; this is encoded by the coding sequence ATGAGTTTACAAGAAGATTTAGAAAATAGAAGTGGAAATAAATGCGAATTATGTACATCAACAACCAATTTATCAATTTATGATGTAAAGCCAACAATTACTGGTGGAGGTGGAGTAGATGGTAGCGTATTGGCTTGTGAAACTTGTATTACTCAAATAGAGAATCCAGAAGAAACAGATGCAAATCACTGGCGTTGTTTAAACGATTCTATGTGGAGTGAATATAGAGGTGTAAAAGTGGTTGCGTGGAGAATGTTGTCTCGTTTAAGAGCAGAAGGTTGGCCACAAGACTTGCTAGACATGATGTATTTAGAAGATGATGATTTACGTTTTGCTAAAGAATCTGGAGATCATTTAGATGATAGTGAAAAAATAATTCATAGAGATGCGAACGGTGCAATCTTAGAGGCTGGAGATTCTGTGGTTTTAATTAAAGATTTAAAAGTAAAAGGATCTAGTATGGTTGCTAAGCAAGGAACTGCGGTACGTAGAATTTCTTTAGATCATGAAAATGCTAAGTTTATAGAAGGTAAAGTAGGACCAACTCAAATTGTAATTATTACAGATTACGTTAAAAAGATGGCAGAAAAAGAGTAA
- a CDS encoding dipeptidase, producing the protein MNTIQSYIKDNKQRFLNELIELLKIPSVSADSAYKKDVLLTADFVLESLKKAGCDNVEMCETPGYPIIYGEKIIDKNLPTVLVYGHYDVQPADPIELWTSPPFEPVIKNTEIHPEGAIFARGACDDKGQMYMHVKALEYMTSTGNLPCNVKFMIEGEEEVGSESLAWFVPRNTEKLANDVILISDTGMIANDIPSITTGLRGLSYVEVEVTGPNRDLHSGLYGGAVANPINILTKMIASLHDENNHITIPGFYDKVEELSTEERAEMAKAPFSLEKYKDALKIDDVHGEAGYSTNERNAIRPTLDVNGIWGGYIGEGAKTVIASKAFAKISMRLVPNQDWKEITELFKKHFESIAPKSVTVLVKPHHGGQGYVTPIDNIAYKAASKAYETSFGKTPIPQRSGGSIPIVALFEQHLKSKTILMGFGLDSDAIHSPNEHFGVWNYLKGIETIPYFYKYFTEMSK; encoded by the coding sequence ATGAATACTATTCAATCTTACATAAAAGACAACAAACAACGCTTCTTAAACGAACTCATAGAACTGCTTAAAATCCCTTCTGTAAGTGCAGATTCGGCTTATAAGAAAGACGTTTTACTAACGGCTGATTTTGTTTTAGAAAGTTTAAAAAAAGCAGGTTGCGACAACGTAGAAATGTGCGAAACTCCAGGATATCCTATTATTTACGGAGAAAAAATCATAGATAAGAACTTACCAACTGTATTAGTTTATGGTCATTATGATGTTCAACCAGCAGATCCTATAGAACTTTGGACCTCTCCTCCATTTGAGCCAGTGATTAAAAATACAGAAATTCATCCAGAAGGAGCCATTTTTGCAAGAGGTGCTTGTGACGATAAAGGACAGATGTATATGCATGTAAAAGCATTAGAATACATGACCTCTACCGGAAACCTACCTTGTAACGTAAAGTTTATGATTGAAGGTGAAGAAGAAGTTGGATCTGAAAGTTTGGCTTGGTTTGTACCAAGAAACACAGAAAAACTAGCCAATGATGTAATCTTAATTTCAGATACCGGAATGATTGCGAATGACATTCCTTCAATTACAACAGGTTTACGTGGTTTAAGTTATGTAGAAGTAGAAGTTACAGGACCAAACAGAGATTTACATTCTGGTTTATACGGAGGCGCAGTTGCAAATCCTATCAATATTTTAACCAAAATGATTGCCTCTTTACATGATGAAAACAACCACATTACCATTCCTGGTTTTTACGATAAGGTAGAAGAATTATCTACCGAAGAAAGAGCAGAAATGGCAAAAGCTCCTTTTTCTTTAGAGAAATATAAGGATGCTTTAAAAATTGACGATGTTCATGGGGAAGCAGGTTATTCTACCAACGAGCGCAACGCAATTAGACCAACTTTAGACGTAAACGGAATTTGGGGTGGTTACATTGGCGAAGGCGCAAAAACGGTAATTGCTAGTAAAGCATTCGCTAAAATTTCTATGCGTTTGGTGCCAAATCAAGATTGGAAAGAAATTACAGAACTCTTCAAAAAACATTTCGAAAGCATTGCTCCTAAATCAGTAACAGTTCTTGTAAAACCCCATCATGGTGGACAAGGATATGTAACTCCAATAGACAATATTGCGTATAAAGCTGCAAGTAAAGCATACGAAACTAGCTTTGGAAAAACACCTATTCCTCAAAGAAGCGGTGGTAGTATCCCAATTGTCGCCCTATTTGAGCAACATTTAAAAAGCAAGACTATTTTAATGGGCTTCGGTTTAGATTCTGATGCCATTCACTCACCAAACGAACATTTTGGGGTGTGGAATTACCTAAAAGGGATTGAAACAATACCTTATTTCTATAAATATTTTACAGAGATGTCTAAATAA
- a CDS encoding RNA polymerase sigma factor, whose amino-acid sequence MNELEATERVKDGDENAFKYIFNLYYDRLVAYICTYSHDKMNSEDIVQQAFIDLWNNKEKLDINKSPRNYLYSIAYNRFIDSINKDKKQNNLLDLVYENALRDRIDQDNEALEDRVKKMNLIIESLPPKCRQILEMNKIKGIKYQEIAKIKGISIKTVESQMSIAFKKIRKGFEKENFHLFFIDLFFKR is encoded by the coding sequence ATGAATGAATTAGAAGCAACAGAAAGGGTAAAAGATGGTGACGAAAACGCCTTTAAATATATATTTAACCTATATTATGACAGGTTAGTAGCATACATCTGCACTTATTCTCATGATAAAATGAACTCTGAAGACATTGTACAGCAAGCCTTTATAGATTTATGGAATAATAAAGAGAAATTAGACATAAACAAATCTCCAAGAAACTATTTATATAGCATTGCTTACAATCGATTTATTGATAGTATTAATAAAGATAAAAAACAGAATAACTTATTAGATCTCGTATACGAAAATGCTTTAAGAGATCGGATTGATCAAGATAATGAAGCCCTTGAAGATCGGGTAAAAAAGATGAATTTAATTATAGAGTCCTTACCCCCTAAATGCAGACAAATTCTTGAAATGAATAAGATTAAAGGCATTAAATATCAAGAAATAGCAAAAATTAAGGGAATTTCTATAAAAACAGTGGAATCACAAATGAGTATTGCATTTAAAAAAATACGCAAAGGTTTTGAAAAGGAAAATTTTCACCTTTTTTTCATAGATCTTTTTTTCAAAAGATAA
- a CDS encoding FecR family protein — protein MKKIITKFIANTITKDELNLLYKWLENVDNQSKFEKYILDYHDLNMATLKNDVYRAYENVKKGIDKEKNTVKVLLLYRRNFVKYAAAILVLISFSFFYLTKNTFNKSNEVSISPGTDKATLTLADGSQIILDSVVNYQDIKISSTAKEIIYKAAETKAKIIEYNYLTIPSGGQYHVVLSDETEVWLNSESQLKYPVNFLKDKPRVVELVYGEAYFEVSPSTNHQGTKFNVVNRSQTIEVLGTKFNIKAYKDEANVSTTLVEGSVSVTTKFDRKLLTPNQKSIFSKEDNQLVIHQVEANSEIAWIHGAFVFKKKTLKDISKVLSRWYDVDFEFSNDDIANQKFNGDLNKNQNLESILLLIQNTNKIKSYEIKNKSVLLK, from the coding sequence GTGAAAAAAATTATAACGAAATTTATTGCAAATACGATAACAAAAGATGAATTGAATCTTTTGTATAAGTGGTTAGAAAATGTAGATAATCAATCTAAGTTTGAAAAATACATTTTAGATTATCATGATTTAAATATGGCTACACTTAAGAATGATGTATACAGAGCTTATGAAAATGTAAAAAAGGGTATCGACAAAGAAAAAAATACTGTAAAGGTGCTTCTGTTATATAGAAGAAATTTTGTGAAATATGCAGCAGCAATCTTAGTGTTAATTTCTTTTAGTTTTTTCTATTTAACCAAAAATACTTTTAATAAAAGTAATGAAGTGTCTATAAGCCCTGGTACAGATAAAGCAACGTTAACGTTAGCAGATGGTTCTCAAATTATTTTAGATAGTGTAGTAAATTATCAAGATATAAAAATTAGTAGTACTGCTAAAGAAATTATATACAAAGCTGCTGAAACTAAAGCAAAAATAATTGAATATAATTATTTAACCATACCAAGTGGTGGGCAATACCATGTTGTACTTTCAGATGAAACAGAGGTTTGGTTAAATTCAGAATCTCAATTAAAATACCCTGTAAACTTTTTAAAAGACAAGCCTAGAGTTGTAGAGTTGGTTTATGGGGAAGCTTATTTTGAGGTATCACCAAGTACAAATCACCAAGGAACTAAATTTAATGTAGTTAATAGAAGTCAAACTATAGAGGTTTTAGGTACAAAGTTTAATATTAAAGCGTATAAAGATGAGGCTAATGTTTCTACTACATTAGTTGAGGGAAGTGTTTCTGTAACTACTAAATTTGATCGTAAATTATTAACTCCAAATCAAAAATCTATTTTTAGTAAAGAAGATAATCAATTAGTTATTCACCAAGTAGAAGCTAATAGTGAAATAGCTTGGATACATGGTGCATTTGTTTTTAAGAAAAAAACATTAAAAGACATTTCAAAAGTATTATCTCGTTGGTACGATGTAGATTTTGAGTTTTCAAATGATGATATAGCTAACCAAAAATTTAATGGAGATTTAAATAAAAATCAAAACCTAGAATCTATTTTATTGTTAATACAAAATACAAATAAAATAAAGTCTTATGAAATTAAAAATAAATCAGTTTTACTGAAATAA